GCCTGCCGATCACGCGGGCCAGCGCCTCGGCCAGCCGGGTCCGGCGGCGGCCGTCGAGCTCGACGGCGCTGCGGACCTCGGCCACCACCCGGTTGCGGCGGACCGCCGCCGCCTCGGCCCACTGCTTGGCGACGGTGTCCAGGTCGTGGCCCTGGTACAGCTCGACCAGCAGGTCGGCCAGGGCGGCGGTGCGCC
The nucleotide sequence above comes from Actinomycetota bacterium. Encoded proteins:
- the atpH gene encoding ATP synthase F1 subunit delta gives rise to the protein RTAALADLLVELYQGHDLDTVAKQWAEAAAVRRNRVVAEVRSAVELDGRRRTRLAEALARVIGRPVVLQVTVDEAILGSVVVRVGDELFDGSIRSRLEQAREALGVA